Genomic DNA from Corallococcus macrosporus:
CAACAACGAGGACTTCGAGGCGCTGCACGACTTGCCCCAGGGCGGGGAGCTGGCGCCGGACGTCCACTACCTGGGCCGCGCGGGCCTGCGCACCCTGGGCCCCCTGCGCGTGGCGTACCTGTCCGGCATCCACGCTCCGCGCTTCATCGACCAGCCGCTGAAGCGGCCCACGTCGCTGGATACCGCGAAGCAGGCGGGCTACTTCCGCACACCGGAGGTGGAGCAGGTGGCCTCGGCGCGCGACGTGGACCTGCTGCTGGTGCACGAGTGGCCCCGGGGCATCGTGCAGAAGGCCCGCGACGAGCGCCTGGCCCCCGCGCGCCCCCTGCCGTCACCGTGGATTGGCAACCCGGTGACGCGCAAGCTGGTGGACACGGTGCACCCGAAGTGGGTGCTCTGCGGCCACTCGCACAAGCCCTTCGCGGTGGCGCTGGAGACGCACGGGCGCACGACGTCGCGCGTGGCGTGCCTGGACCAGGCGGCCCGGCCGGACACCGCCGTCTTCTGGCTGGAGTTCGAGGGCCGCGAGGCCCAGCGCGCTGGCTGGGGCGTGTCCGGCGTCGCCACCTGGCAGGCCGGGCAGCGCTGGGGGATGCACACGCTGCCGCCCACGGAGCCGGACGGGCCGGGCAGCGTCCCCGCGGACAACGGCGCTACAGCTTGATGATGTCCACGCCCTTGCGCGGCAGCTCCACGCGGAACTCCGTGTAGGGCCCGGTGCCGGACAGCACCTCCACGCCGCCCTGATGCGCGTGGATGATCTGCTGGACGATGTAGAGCCCCAGCCCCAGGCCCTCGCCCCGGCCCCGGCGCTGGTTGCCGCCCCGGAACGGGTCGAAGAGGAAGGGCAGCTGGTGGGGCGGGATGACGCCCACGTTGGTGATGGTGAAGCGCAGGGCGTCGTCGCGCGTGCCGTCCACGCGGATGCGCACGGGCTCCGCGGCGTCGCCGTGCTGGAGCGCGTTGCCGATGAGGTTGGAGGCCACCTGCGCCAGCCGGTCCGCGTCCCAGTCCCCCACGAGGTCGCCGTCCTGCTGGACCTCGATGCGGTGGCGGGGCCACGCCGTCTGGTGCTCCTGCACCATGCGCTGCACCAGTTGCCCGAAGTCCGTCTCCCCCCGGCGCAGCGGGATGCCGCCCGCCAGCCGCGCGCGCGCCAGGTCCAGCACGTCTTCAATCATCCGGCCCATGCGCTTGCCCGCGGTCATCATCCGCGTGGCCGTCTTCTTCACGGCCTCGTCGTCCGAGCGGCGCTGGAGCAGGTCCGCCGCGGTGAGGATGGCGGAGAGGGGGTTGCGCAGGTCGTGGCCCAGCACGGCGGTGAACATCTCGTTGAGGCGCAGCGTCTCCGCGAGCGTGTCCAACTGCTGCGCCAGTTGCTGCTTCTGGCGGTGCACCTGGAAGAAGACCTCCGCCTTGCTGCGCAGCGCGCGCGCCTCCAGCGGCTTGTAGAGGAAGTCCACCGCGCCCGCCTCGTAGCCCTTGAAGCTGCGGCCGGGGTCGCCCGTGCCCGCGGTGACGAAGATGATGGGCACGTCGCGCGTGCGCTCGGAGCCGCGCATCAGCTCCGCCAGCTCGAAGCCGTCCATCTCCGGCATCTGCACGTCCACGAGCGCGAGCGCGAACTCGTGTTGCAACAGCAGCTCCAGTGCCTCCGCGCCGGAGCGGGCGCAGTGCACCTCCACGTCGTCACGCCGCAGCACGGCGGAGAGCGCCAGGAGGTTCTCCTCCAGGTCATCGACGAGCAGGCACTTCACCCGGGAGGCCACGGCCAGGGGCTCCTTGCTGAGGACGGACAACTCAGATAGCACCGCCATCTCCCCATGCCCGGAAGACGGCGGGCATCTGTTCAAGAGGAAGCACGAAATCCACCGGCCCGGCCGCGAGCGCCGCCGCGGGCATGGTGGCCACACGCGCGGTGTCAGGCTTTTGCACCAGCGTGACGCCGCCCGCGCGGTGCACGGCCTGGAGGCCCAGGGCTCCGTCCGTGTTGGCGCCCGTCAGCAGGACGCCGCCCAGGCGCGCGCCGTAGACGTCCGCCGCGGACTCGAAGAGCACGTCGATGGCGGGGCGGGAGAAGTGCACCGGGGCGTCCTGGGACAGCGCGAGCGTGGGGCCGTGCGCGTCCCGGTCCACGAGCAGGTGGTAGTCCGGCGGCGCGAAGTAGACGGTCCCCGGCTCGATGGGCTGCTTGTCGCCGGCCTCGTGCACCGGCAGCGCGCAGTGGGGGGTGAACACGTTCACCAGCAGGCTGGGGTGGCCGCGGGGGATGTGGATGACGATGAGCAGCGCGGGCCGGAAGTCGCGGGGCAGCGTGGGCAGCAGCCGTGACAGCGCCTCCACCCCGCCGGCGGACGCACCCAGCACGATGGCGTCGACGCGCGTCGCGGGCGGCGGGGCGGAAGGATGGCGCGGACGGGACATGGGGCCTCTAGCGTTTCTGGTAGAGCCGGTCCTCGGGGACGACGGGGGTGAACGTGGCCTCGTGCGAGGAGAAGCGCAGCGACTCGCGCGCCCCCAGCCCCAGGAACCCCTTGTGACAGAGCGACTCCGCGAAAAGTCCCAGCGCGCGCTCCTGCAGCTCGCGGTTGAAGTAGATGAGCACGTTGCGGCACGACAGGAGCTGCACCTCCGCGAACACGCTGTCGGTGGCCAGGCTGTGGTCGGAGAAGACGATGTGCCCCTTGAGTGAACGGTCGAACACCGCGCCGCCGTACGCGGCCGTGTAGTAGTCCGACAGCGACGTGCGCGCGCCGGACAGCCGGTGGTTCTGGGTGAAGGCCGCGATGCGCTCCACCGCGTACACGCCGGCCTCCGCGCGCTGCAGCGCACTGGGGTTGATGTCCGTGGCGTAGATGAGCGTGCGCTCCAGCAGCCCCTCCTCGCGCAGCAGGATGGCGAGCGACCACGCCTCCTCGCCCGTGCTGCACCCGGCGATCCACACCTTGAGGGACGGGTAGGTGCGCAGCACCGGGACCACGTGCTCGCGCAGGGCGCGGTAGTAGGACGGGTCGCGGAACAGCTCGCTCACCTGCACGGTGAGGTAGTCCAGCAGCGCGGGGAACAGCGCGGGCTCATGCAGCACGCGGTCCTGGAGCTGGGACAGGGTGGCGCAGTCGAAGTGGTCCGCGGCCTGCGCCAGCCGGCGCTTGAGCGACGACGCGGCGTAGCCCCGGAAGTCGTAGTGGTACTTCAAGTACAGCGCCTCGAGCAGCAGCCGCAGCTCGATGTCGAAGTCCTTCGACGCCACGTCGAGCATTCGCGGCCTCATCCCTTGGGCATCCATACGCGCAAGAGCGACAGCAGCTTCTCCACGTCCAGCGGCTTGGCGATGTAGTCGTTGGCGCCCGCCTGGAGGCACTTCTCCTGGTCGTCGCGCATGGCCTTCGCGGTGAGCGCGATGATTGGCAGCTTGCGCCACGCGTCCTGCTTGCGGATTTCCCGCGTGGCGGTGATGCCGTCCATCTCCGGCATCATCACGTCCATGAGCACCAGGTCCACCGCGAGCTGGGGCTGGGCCAGGCTCTTCGTCAAGAGGGCCAGGGCCTCCTTGCCGTTGCGGGCAATTTCCACCTTCGCGCCCCGGGGCTCCAGCACGCTGGAGAGGGCGAAGATGTTCCGCACGTCGTCCTCCACCACGAGGATGCGGCGGCCCTCCAGCGTGGACTCGCGGTCGCGCGCGGCCTGGAGCATGCGTTGGTGCTCCGGCGGCAGGTGCGACTCCACCTGGTGCAGGAACAGCGTCACCTCGTCCAGCAGCCGCTCCGGGGAGCGCACGCCCTTGATGATGATGGAGCGTGAGAAGCGGCGCAGGCGCTGCTCCTCGTCGCGGCTGAGCGTGTGCCCGGTGTAGACGATGACGGGCGGGAAGGAGACGGCTTCCTCCGCGGCCATGCGCTCCAGGAAGTCATGGCCGCTCAGGTCCGGCAGCTGCAGGTCCATCACGATGCAGTCGAAGGTTTGCTCGCGCAGCCGCTGGAGCGCGGCGTGCGCGGTGGAGAGTGCCTCCACCTGCACGCCCTCCGTCTCCAGCAGCTTCTGGAGGCTCTCGCGCTGGCGGGGGTCGTCCTCCAGCACCAGCACCCGGCGCGGGCCCGGTGTGGACTTCGTCTCCAGCGTGCGGAAGACGTCCAGCAACTGCTCGCGCTGCACGGGCTTGAGCGCGAAGCCCACCGCGCCCAGCTCCAGCGCCTCGCGCGTCCGGTCGGAGGCGGACAGCACGTGCACCGGGATGTGGCGCGTGCGCGGGTCGCGCTTGAGCTGATCCAACACGGTGAAGCCGGAGTGGTCCGGCAGGTTCATGTCCAGGATGATGGCGTGCGGCGTGTGGCGGAGCGCGGCGGCCAGGCCATCCGTGGCGGTGGAGGCCATGACGCACAGGAAGCCCAGCTCCCGGGCCTGGTCGCGCAGGACGAGCGCGAACCGGGCGTCGTCCTCCACCACCAGCAGCACGCGCGAACTGGGGGTGATCCGCTCGCGGTCGTCCTCCAGGGCCGGCGGCGAGGCCAGGGGCTCGGGCCGGGTCTCGGCGCGCGGGGCCACGGGCCGGACGGCGGCGGGGGCCGGGGGCGCTTCACGGACCACGGGCAGCGGGGTGCCCGGACGCAGGGGGAGGGTGACGGTGAAGGTGCTGCCTTCGCCGGGTGCGCTGCTCACGGTGACGTCGCCACCCAAAAGCCGCGCCAGGTCGCGGGAGATGGACAGGCCCAGGCCGGTGCCACCGTACTTGCGGTGGGTGCTGCCGTCAGCCTGACGGAAGGCCTCGAAGATGAGGCCCTGGAGCTCGCGCGGGATGCCGATGCCGGAGTCGCGCACGCTGAACGTCACGCGTCCCGGCTCCGGAGCGGCGACGGTGAGGGCCACCTCGCCGGCCTCCGTGAACTTGAAGGCGTTGGCGAGCAGGTTCTTGAGCACCTGTCCCAGCCGCTGCGGATCCGTCTCCAGCGTGGCAGGCACGTCCGGCGCGAGGGTGGTGGTGAAGCGCAGGCCCTTCTGCCCGGCCACGGGCTGGAAGGTGCGCTCCAGGTTCTCCACGAAGCGCTGGAGGCCGACGGACTCCCACTGCACCTCCATCTTGCCTGCTTCGATGCGCGACAGGTCCAGGATGTCGTTGATGAGGGCCAGCAGGTCGTTGCCCGCGGCGCCGATGGTCTGCGCGAACTTCACCTGTTCAGCGGTGAGGTTGCCCTCCTTGTTGTCCGCCAGCAGCTTCGCGAGGATGAGCGAGCTGTTGAGCGGCGTGCGCAGCTCGTGGCTCATGTTGGCCAGGAACTCGCTCTTGTAGCGGCTGGTGCGCTCCAGCTCCGTGGCCTTCTCCGTGAGGGTGGCCTGTGCCAGGACCAGGCTGTCGCGCTGGTTCTCCAGCAGGCGCGCCTGTTGCTCGAGCTGCGCGTTGGTCTGCTCCAGCTCCGCCTGCTGGGTCATCAGCCGCGACTGGGACTCCTTGAGGATGCGGCTCTGCTCTTCAATCTCCTCGTTGGAGACGCGCAGCTCCTCCTGCTGGGCCTGGAGCTCCTCGGCCTGTCGCTGCGTCTCCGCCAGGAGCTGTTCCAGGCGCGTGCGGTCGTGCGAGGCGCGCACCGCGACGCCAATGGCCTCCGACACCCGCTGGAGCAGCTCCCGGTCCGACGGGTGCACCGGGTGCAGGAAGCCCAGCTCCACCACGGCGTTGACCTGTCCGTCCACCTGGGAGGGCGCGATGAGCACGTGGCGGGGGCGGCCCCGGGCCAGGCCGGAGGCGATGGGCAGGTAGCCTTCCGGCACGTCGCGCAGGTGGAAGGCGCGGCCGTCCTTGAGGGCCTGTCCGGCCAGGCCTTCGCCGGGGGCCAGGTGCTCGCTGCGCGCGTCCAGCTCCGGAGGCAGGGCGTGGCCCGCGACGCGGCGGAAGCGGTTCGTCGTGTCCGCGAGGTAGAGCGCCCCCACCTGGGCGTCCAGCGTGTCGGCGAGGACGCGCAGGATGTTCTCGCCCAGCCGGTCCAGCCGCTGTTCGCCCTGCATGCGGAGGGAGAGCGCGGCCTGGCCGGCCTGGAGCCAGGATTCGATGGCGCGGGCGCGGAAGTCGCGCGCGGCGGTGTACGCCGCGACGCCGAGCAGCACGAACAGCAGCCCGGAGCCGATCAGCGTGACGGCGAGGGACAGGTTCGCGGACGACTGGAACTCCGCGTAGCGCCGGGTGAGCAGCGTGCGCTCCTCCAGCTTCATCTCGTCCACGGTGTCGCGGATGGTGCGCATGGCGTCCAGGCCGCGGTCCTCCTTCACCACGGCGATGGCCTGCCGGCCTTCCCCCCGCAGCTGCAGGTCCACGGTCTCCTGCAGCTCCGCCAGCTTCTCCGTGATGGCGCCCTCCAGCCGGTCCACCCGCTGCCGCTGCACCGCGCTGTCGGCGACGAGCGCGCGAAGCTCCGCGAGCTGCGTGGGCAGCGTCCTCTTCGCGACGGTGTAGGGGCTGAGGTAGCTCTCTCCGCCCGTCAGCAGGAAGCCGCGCTGGCCCGTCTCCGCGTCCTTCACGGTGGACAGCAGCTCCTCCAGCTTCGCCATGACGGAGAAGGTGTGCGTCACCAGCTCCCCCGTGGACGCGCGCGTCTGGAGCGTGCGGTAGGAGAGCAGGGCGATGGCGAGCACGGCCAGCGCCGCCAGCGCGAAGCCCGTGAACGTGGAAGGGGGCAGCGCGGGCCCGAAGCGTTCGACGCGCGGGCTGTCCTTCACCGGGGGCGGGCTCATGGGCACCGCCCCGGGGAGCGCGGGGGAAGGTCAGTCAGGATGAAGCGCACGGAAGGACCCGTCCGACGAAGGTGAACGGGTTCCGTACCATGGCGGCCGGGTGCGTCTGGGAACCGTGACCGCCCGAGTGTCGGCTTGTGCGCGGCCGGAAGCGCGAGTGGCTAGAAGGCCCCGGACAGGCCCACCATCTGGCTGCCCACCATCGGGTTGAGCGACACGGAAGACGCCCGGGTGGCGGCCGGATGAACGTCGTCGTCCACGCGCCCGTGCAGGAGCAGGGGCACGGCGAGGCCGAACGCGGTGCCCAGCACGGCGCCGGTGAGCACGTCGGAGAGGTAGTGCTTGTCCGCGCCCATGCGCAGCAGGCCTACGCCAGCGGCGAGCGGCAGGCCCACCCCCCAGATGAGCCCCTGGTGCTTGTAGCCGCGCAGGGAGGCCACGGTGCCGGCGGACACGGCCAGGGAGAAGGCCAGGTTGGTGTGGCCGCTGTAGAAGGACAGGTTGTTGTCGGTGGGGTGCGCGGTGAGGCCCTTGGCTTCGTCCGAGAGGACGTGGACGAAGGGGCGCTCGCGGCCCACGGCGAACTTCACCGCCTGGTTGGCGACGGACGCGAAGACGGCGCTCTGCACCATGATGGTGGCGTCCTGGGCGAAGTACTCGCGGGACGCGCCGCTGCTGTGACCCACGGCGTACTGGGTACCCAGCAGGGCCAGCGGCAGGCCCGCGAACCCCAGGACGTTGCTCCAGGTGTCCGCGCGCCTGCGGGACGCTTCCGTTTCGCCCGCGATGCCTCGGCCCCAGCGGTCCAGGCGGTTGAGCCGGTCGGTGCCGTCCGGAGCGCGGTCGCACCAGCGGCACTGCGCCGGGGCCAGGTTGTCCTTGAACACCGACTCGCTGGAGATCCACAGCACGCCCGCGGTGCCGGTGAGGATGCCGTCGCGGGTCCAGTTGAAGCGCAGCGCGCGCGGAGCATCCGAGGAGGTGTCCTGCGCGGCGGCGGGGGACAGCGGCGCCAGCAGGAGCAGGCAGAAGGTGACGAGGGTCCGGTAGGAGGCAAGCATGGGGCGGCGGAGCATAAGGGCGCTCCGCCCCTTCACGGCAATCCAGGCCGCGTGGGGTTCAGCGAGCCCCGGCCTCGTCCTCCTCGACGAGCCGCGCCAGGAAGTCGCCCAGGGCCTTGACCTTGGGTGGGGTGCGCCGGGCCTGGGGCCACACCAGCCACAGCGCGCCGCGCTCCAGGGAGTGTTCACGGAGGAAGGGGCGCAGAGTGCCGGCCTCCAGCTCCGGGCGGATCATCAGCTCCACGAACTGGGCGATGCCGAAGCCCGCCCGGGCCGCGTGGGTGACGGCCTCGCTGTTGTTGAAGACGAAGGTCTCCGGGATGCGAGGCGCGGGGGCGCCCGCGGGCTGGCGCAGGGCCCACGACTCCACGCGGCCGGTGGACACGAAGCGGTAGCGGATGCAGTCGTGTTCCTGGAGCGCGTCGAGCGAGCGCGGCGTGCCGTGCGCCTGGAGGTAGGCGGGGGAGGCGCAGAGGATGAAGCGCTTGGGGCCCAGGCGGCGGCGCATGAGGCGCGAGTCGGTGAGCTCGCCGCAGCGCACGGCCGCGTCCAGTCCGTCTCCGACGATGTCGGCCAGGTGGTCGTTGACGTCCAGGTCCAGCTCCAGGTGCGGGTACTCGCGGCGGAAGCGCTGGAGGTTGGGGATGATGAGCCGCAGGGCGAGCATCTCCGGGACGGAGACGCGCACACGGCCGCGAGGCGTGCGCACGGCATGCGCGAGCTCCGACTCGGCGTCGCGCAGTTCGGTGAGGGCGCGCACGCAGCGCTCGTGGAAGCGGGCGCCCTGTTCGGTGAGGTGCATGCGCCGCGTGGTGCGCTGGACGAGGCGGGTGCCCAGGCGTTCCTCCAGGCGGGCCACGCTCTTGCTGGCGGCGGAAGGCGTGATGCCCAGCGCGCGGGCCGCGGAGGCGAAGCTGCCGGTCTCCGCGACGCGAGCGAAGACGCCGATGGCGGACAGGCTCTCCATGCGTTCCTCCAGGGCTCCATGATTCAGGACACGGGTGTCCCGGGTGAAATGGCAGGCAGCGTCATTTCGCGCACGTCTTTTCCACCGCATGAATGCTGGCGAAAGGAAGCACACGCCATGTCCAAGCCCTGTAATGCACAATCATCCGCCGGAGACACGGGAAGCCCGTCCGCGGTTTCGCGTCGAGGAGTCCTGACCGCGGGCGCCGCGCTGATGCTCACGGGATGCACGCCCCCGTCCGCTACTGGCTCACGCGCGTCTTCGGACGAAGTGAACAAGCTGGGGCCAGCGGCCTTCACGCAGCACCGGTTCACCTCCGCGGACGGGACCTCGTTGTCCTACTTCCGGCAGGGCCAGGGACCCGCGCTCGTCTGGGTCCACGGCACGCTGAGCACCTGGGACGACTGGAGGGACGTCGCATCGCGGCTGTCCCCACGCTTCACGAACTTCGTGCTGGAGCGGCGTGGGCGAGGCGCCAGCGCGGACGGGACGGCGTATGCATTGGAGCGCGAAGTGGAGGACGTGCTCGCGCTGATGCAGGAGGCCGGGCCGGGAGCCTCGCTGTTCGGCCACTCGCTGGGCGCAATCCTCGCGCTGGAGGCGGCGACACGAAGGCCTCCGGCGAGGCTGGTGCTCTATGAGCCCCCGTTCCCCGTCTCCCAGCGCATCGCGCGCGAATCCGTGGACCTCGTCCGGACGACCTGGAAGCGCGAGGGACCGGACGCGGCGCTCGTGGCCGCGCAGCACCACATCTTCCGGATGCTCAAGCCGGAGCAACTCGAAGCCTTCCGTCAGACGCCCCAGTGGGCGAAGCAGCTCGGCATGATGGAGACCTTCCTGCGGGAAGTCAGCGCGGTGGCGGACCTCCCATTGGGCGTGGATCGTTTCAGCGCGGTGGACACCAAGACCCTCGTGCTCCTGGGAAGCCAGAGCCCCCACGTGCTCCTCGTGGAGCCAGCCCACGCACTCGCGAAGACGCTCCCGCAAGTCTCCCTGCGCGTGCTGCCGGGCCAGGGACACGTGGCCCACGTCACCGCCCCCGCGCTGCTCGCAAGCGAGGTGGAGACCTTCCTCACCGCGCGCTGATCCGACCGCAAAGCGGTCCACCGCCCCTTCAGGTGCTGATCGGACAGGTTCTCGCGACGCCGCCGTCGCCGAAGCTCACGGCCGCCGCGGATGCCTGCCTCAATGGTCCCAAACCTGTCCGACAGTCGGACAGGTTTCCTCGGCTCACCATCGCGGAGGCACCTGGCCCAGGCGGGTACCGGCTTCGGTTCTTCCAAACTGGTCCGACAGTCGGACCAGTTTCCTTGGCTCGCCGCCGCGGAGGCACCTGGCCAAGCGGGGACCAGCCCAGGTCGTTCAGTCAGTCGGGCTCTCGGACCGGTCTGACGGCTTCGCTGTCGCGGAGGATCTCAGCCACGACGGGTAAACCTCTCCGGTGGTCCAAACCTGTCCGACGGTCAGACTGGTTTTCGGGCGTCCGCCGTTGCCGAAGCTCCCGGCCCCGGTGGGCACTGGCCTGGGGGTTCCACGCCCGGTCCGACTGTCGGACAGGTTTCCTCGGCTCACCATTGCGGCGGCTCCTGGCTCATGTGGGTGCCGGCCTCGGTCCTTCCAAACTGGTCCGACAGTCGGACCAGTTTCCTTGGCTCGCCTCCGACGAGGCTGCATGTGCCTGCCCCCGTCCTTCCAAACTGGTCCGACAGTCGGACCAGTTCGTGGGGTGCGCCGCCCATGAGGGCTCACAGGGGCAGTCCTCTTTTCCCAGCCGGCAGCACGCAGGTCCCAAGACTCGGGAGTCCTCGGGCTGAACAGCGCTGTCCAGGTCGGGAGGAAGGCCTGTGTCCTCGGACTTCCCGGGTTCCGAGGGCAGCAGGCGGGCGGACTACGGGCCAGGGTGTGGGAATGCCCTCAAAGGAGCATGAAAACGGCGCCCCTGGCCGTTCTAGAGTCCTCGCCCCGCATGTCCCGCCCTGGCCGCACACTCCACGTCTTCCCCGATGCCGCGCGCCGCCAGGCTGCCCTGCGGGCGGAGCGGCGTGCGCGGGGCATCGCCGTGGGGACCCACCTGCTCACGTGGGACGACTTCGTCCACGCCCTGGGTGGGGCTCGCGAGCTCAACCGGCGGCCCTGTCCCGCGATGACGGCCCGGGCCGTGGTGGCGGGCCTGGGCACCACGCTGGGCCCCACGCCGTTCGGCGACTACGTGCGCGAGCCCGCCTTCGCCCGCGCCGCCGCGGACGTGCTGCTGGACCTCAAGGCCGGGCGCCTCTCCCCGCGCGAACTCCAGGACGCCGCCGAGGTCCTGCCGCCAGAGCGCCGCACCCGCGCACGCGTCCTCGCGCGGCTCTATCACCTGTACGAACAGCGCCTCGCGGAGCTGGGGCTCGCGGACCGCGAGGACGTGCTCCGGGGCGCGCGTGAGGCGCTCGACCGGGGTGCGTGGCCCACGGGCTGGGACGGCGTCACGGGGCTCGTGCTCCATGGCGTCTACGACGTGCGCCCGTCGAAGCTGGAGCTGCTGATGGGCCTCGCCGCGGCGTGCGAGGCGCGCCGTGTGTCGCTGCGCGTGGAGACGCCCGTGGGCGGCTCTCCCGTGGCGGACGCGGCGCTCGCGGCGCTGTTCCGCGCGTTCGAGAACCGGGGCGAGACGATGCCCCACGTCGACCTCTTCAAGGCGGACGTCACCTTCGAGGGCCGGCCCTTCACGGACCTGGGACGGCACCTGTTCTCACCCCGCGCCGCGCGAGACGTGCTCAAGGGCGCGGTGGACGGGCTGTCCGTGTGGAACGCGACGTCCGCTCGCGAGGAGGCCCGCGTGGTGGCCCGCGACGTGCGGCGGCTCATCGACTCGGGCAGCGCGCCGGGCGACATCGCCATCGCGTACCGCGACCTGGGGCCGGAATCGGGCTGGCTCGCGGAGGCCCTGGGCGACCTGGGCGTGCCGGTGCGCCTGCCCTGGGGAGAGCCGCTCGCGCTCGCGGGGCCGGTGCGGCTGGCGCTGGAGCTGCCGGTGCTGACGGAGGACGGCTTCCCGGCGGAGCGCGTGGCGGAGCTCGTCTCCAGCCGCTACGTGCCGTCACTGTCGCGCGGAGGCCCGGATGCGCCCGCGACCCTCTTCGCGCTCGCCGCCGCGCGGGACGACCGCCTGGGCGCCACGCGAGGGAAGGGCGCCTACGACGTGCGTCTGGACGGGCTCGCGCGCCGGATGGCCGCGCAGGGCGGCAAGCGCAAGGAGGACGCGGTCAAGGTGATGGCCGTGCGCGCGCTGCGCGACCGCGTGATGCGGCTCATCGACGAGTGCCGCCACATCCCCCAGGAGGCCCCCGCCGCGGAGTCGGTCTCCGCGTGGTGGAAGGTGGTGGAGCGGCTGGGCCTGCTCGACTCCGCGGGGCCCATGGAGGCGAAGGAGGCCGGCGCACTGGGCGCGCGCATCGAGGACGCGCGGGCCCGGGACGACGCGGCGCTCGCGGCCTTCCGCCAGCGGATGGAAGCGCTGCTGCGCTCGCTGCGAGCCGTGGGTGGAGGCCCGCGCATCACCCGGCGCGTGCTGGGCCGGTGGCTCGCGGACGCGCTGCGCGACGTGCACCTGCCCGCGCGAGGCCCCTCCACGGGCGCGGTGGAGGTGCTGGACCTGGCCGAGGTTCCGGGCCGCACCTTCCGCCACCTCTTCGTCGCCGGGCTCACCGAAGGCCGGCTCCCCGGACGGGATCCGCCGTCGCCGCTGCTGGGGGACGCGGAGCGCGTGGCGCTCAACCAGCACCTGACCCGCGACGTCTTCCGCCTCACCGGCGGCGAGTTCGACGACCGTGCACCCTGGCGCCTCACCGAGGACCGGCTGCTCTTCGCCAGCGCGCTCGCGGCGGCGGAGGGCACGTTGAGCCTGTCGTTCGCGGTGAAGGCCTCGGGTGGACAGGAGCAGGTGCCGTCCGCGTTCCTCGAGGAGGTGCGCAGGCTCACCGGCCACAAGTGGGCCACGCGCACGCTGCCCCCCGTGCTGCCGCTGGACGAGGTGCTCACGCCGTCGGAGCTGCGGCGCACCGTGGCGCTGGAGGCGCTGGCGGGCCTGTCGTTCCCCACCTTGCGCGTCACGGAGCCCGACCCCGCGGGAGCGCTGCTCAAGGACCGCTTCGGCACGGACGACTGGTTCCGCACCGCGCGCGAGCTGGCCCACATGGAGGCCGCGCGCCTGCGCTTCTTCGGCCGCGAGGACGAACTGCCCGGCGAGTTCACCGGCGGCGTGCAGGGTCCCCTGTTGGAGCAGAAGCTGCGCGAGACGTTCCACTTCGGCCTGGAGCGCCCGCTGTCCGCGAGCGCCCTGTCGAAGTTCGGCAACTGCGGCTTCCAGGGCTTCATCGCGTACGGCCTCAAGGTGGCCGAGCCCGTGGTGGCCAGCGAGGAGTTCGACGCCCGCGGACGCGGCACCTTCTGGCACCGCGTGATGGAGGAGGTCTTCCAGACGCTCAAGGAGAAGAAGCTCCTGGGGCAGGCGCCGGAGGACATCCCCGACGACGTGTTGGAGAAGGCGGTCAAGAAGGCCAGCCGCCACTTCGCGGAGCTCAACCACGTGGGCCACCACGAGCTGTGGAAGCTCGCGGGCGAGAAGGCCCACGCGATGGTCCGGCGCATCCTCACGGATCAGCGGCGCGGCCTGCCCTTCGACCCGCTGGTGCCCGAGGGCTTCGAGCTGCGCTTCGGCCCGGCCGCGGAGGACAAGCGCTGGGCCGACGTGAAGCTGATGGTGGCGGATGACGCCATCGTCTTCGAGGGGCAGATCGACCGGCTGGACACGGCCGGCACGGAAGTGGGCGTCATCGACTACAAGACGGGCCGCCTGGACAAGCGCACGCTGAAGGAGAACCTGCTGCGCTCGGACTTCCAGCTCCCGCTGTACCTCTACGCCGCGCGCGTGGCCGGCCACGTGGGCGCGAAGAACGCGGCGTGGTTCTCGCTGCGCACGGGCGACGCCATCCACCTGTCCTCCGTGCTGCCGGCCGCGGAGCTGGAGGACCTGCTGTCCACCGACCCGGAGGTGCGCCAGCGCGTGGCGGAGTCCGCCGGGCTCAACCTGCCCAACGCGGTGGAGGACCTGGTGCGGCGCCTGCGCAAGGGCGACTT
This window encodes:
- a CDS encoding PD-(D/E)XK nuclease family protein; protein product: MSRPGRTLHVFPDAARRQAALRAERRARGIAVGTHLLTWDDFVHALGGARELNRRPCPAMTARAVVAGLGTTLGPTPFGDYVREPAFARAAADVLLDLKAGRLSPRELQDAAEVLPPERRTRARVLARLYHLYEQRLAELGLADREDVLRGAREALDRGAWPTGWDGVTGLVLHGVYDVRPSKLELLMGLAAACEARRVSLRVETPVGGSPVADAALAALFRAFENRGETMPHVDLFKADVTFEGRPFTDLGRHLFSPRAARDVLKGAVDGLSVWNATSAREEARVVARDVRRLIDSGSAPGDIAIAYRDLGPESGWLAEALGDLGVPVRLPWGEPLALAGPVRLALELPVLTEDGFPAERVAELVSSRYVPSLSRGGPDAPATLFALAAARDDRLGATRGKGAYDVRLDGLARRMAAQGGKRKEDAVKVMAVRALRDRVMRLIDECRHIPQEAPAAESVSAWWKVVERLGLLDSAGPMEAKEAGALGARIEDARARDDAALAAFRQRMEALLRSLRAVGGGPRITRRVLGRWLADALRDVHLPARGPSTGAVEVLDLAEVPGRTFRHLFVAGLTEGRLPGRDPPSPLLGDAERVALNQHLTRDVFRLTGGEFDDRAPWRLTEDRLLFASALAAAEGTLSLSFAVKASGGQEQVPSAFLEEVRRLTGHKWATRTLPPVLPLDEVLTPSELRRTVALEALAGLSFPTLRVTEPDPAGALLKDRFGTDDWFRTARELAHMEAARLRFFGREDELPGEFTGGVQGPLLEQKLRETFHFGLERPLSASALSKFGNCGFQGFIAYGLKVAEPVVASEEFDARGRGTFWHRVMEEVFQTLKEKKLLGQAPEDIPDDVLEKAVKKASRHFAELNHVGHHELWKLAGEKAHAMVRRILTDQRRGLPFDPLVPEGFELRFGPAAEDKRWADVKLMVADDAIVFEGQIDRLDTAGTEVGVIDYKTGRLDKRTLKENLLRSDFQLPLYLYAARVAGHVGAKNAAWFSLRTGDAIHLSSVLPAAELEDLLSTDPEVRQRVAESAGLNLPNAVEDLVRRLRKGDFPARPNDCGKCGYRAVCRITERRISDEGSG